A region of Calditerrivibrio nitroreducens DSM 19672 DNA encodes the following proteins:
- a CDS encoding ATP-binding protein, with translation MKKLPIGISTLQSIREDNCYYVDKTPFVKKLVDNGKYYFLSRPRRFGKSLLVDTIKQAFLGNRELFKGLYLENNWDWEKKYPVIHIDFGGGVVQDAQDLKEWIIKQLKRHMITYNVSVEEQNNARFIFTDLIISLKEIYKNPVVVLVDEYDKPILDNIDDTEKAIEIREVLKDFYSVLKASDQYLKLVFLTGVSRFSKVSIFSGLNQLQDITLSPAFATICGYTQSELETVFSDRLEGVELEKLRYWYNGYSWLGDKVYNPFDVLLFLSEKIFRPYWFETGTPTFLMEIILNNKVFLPKLEEIKASDEILANLDVDFLKIENLLFQSGYLTIKETKKLGLKTIYILTYPNFEVKMSFNNFFLSDILPVASDKEEVQNSIVEAIEENSLENLKTALYSFFASIPNDWYRKNDLDSYEGFYASVVYALFTGSGLNTRSEDTTNLGKIDLTVLYQDRAYIIEFKVVEKDSEGKALGQIKEKRYYEKYTDSCREINLIGIEFSKEKRNVVYFEYETLER, from the coding sequence ATGAAGAAGCTACCAATAGGTATATCAACTCTACAATCTATAAGAGAAGATAACTGCTACTATGTAGATAAAACCCCTTTCGTTAAAAAATTAGTTGATAACGGCAAATACTATTTCTTAAGCAGACCCAGAAGGTTTGGGAAATCTTTGCTTGTAGATACTATAAAACAGGCTTTTTTAGGAAATAGGGAGCTATTTAAAGGATTATATTTAGAAAATAACTGGGATTGGGAGAAAAAGTATCCCGTTATACATATAGATTTTGGTGGTGGAGTAGTTCAAGATGCACAGGACCTTAAAGAGTGGATAATAAAACAGTTAAAACGTCATATGATAACCTACAACGTATCAGTAGAAGAACAAAACAATGCAAGATTTATTTTTACTGACCTTATAATTAGTCTGAAAGAGATTTACAAAAACCCTGTCGTAGTGCTGGTGGACGAGTATGATAAACCGATCCTTGACAATATAGATGATACAGAAAAAGCCATCGAGATAAGGGAAGTTTTAAAAGACTTTTACAGCGTTTTAAAAGCTTCCGACCAGTACTTAAAACTTGTATTCTTAACAGGAGTGTCAAGATTTTCAAAGGTCTCTATATTCAGCGGTTTAAATCAACTTCAAGATATTACCCTATCCCCTGCCTTTGCAACAATCTGTGGATATACCCAGTCAGAACTTGAGACCGTATTTTCAGACAGGTTGGAAGGAGTAGAGTTAGAAAAGCTAAGATATTGGTATAACGGCTACAGTTGGCTTGGAGATAAAGTTTACAATCCATTTGATGTTTTGTTATTTCTAAGTGAGAAAATTTTCAGACCCTACTGGTTTGAGACGGGAACACCTACATTTTTGATGGAAATTATCTTAAACAATAAAGTATTTTTACCAAAACTTGAAGAAATAAAAGCAAGCGATGAAATACTTGCCAACCTTGATGTAGACTTTTTAAAAATTGAAAATTTACTATTTCAATCAGGCTATTTAACGATAAAGGAAACAAAAAAATTAGGTTTAAAGACAATTTATATTTTGACATATCCAAACTTTGAAGTAAAAATGAGTTTCAACAACTTTTTCCTGTCAGACATACTTCCAGTAGCATCAGACAAAGAAGAAGTTCAAAACAGTATAGTAGAAGCTATAGAGGAAAACAGTTTAGAAAACCTAAAAACAGCGTTATACAGTTTCTTTGCAAGCATACCAAACGACTGGTACAGGAAAAATGATTTAGACAGCTATGAGGGATTTTACGCTTCGGTAGTGTATGCACTTTTTACAGGAAGTGGATTAAATACAAGATCGGAAGATACGACAAATTTAGGAAAAATAGATTTGACGGTCTTATATCAGGATAGAGCCTATATCATAGAATTTAAAGTAGTAGAGAAAGACAGTGAAGGCAAGGCTTTAGGTCAGATAAAAGAGAAGAGGTATTATGAAAAATATACAGACAGTTGCCGTGAGATAAACCTGATAGGTATAGAGTTTAGTAAGGAAAAAAGGAATGTAGTTTATTTTGAATATGAAACGTTAGAACGTTAG
- a CDS encoding FecCD family ABC transporter permease has product MSRLILALIVTILIFSFSLTNGAVSLDSLTMKLLLNVRLPRVLTAFIIGGMLSLGGSILQLILRNPLADGFTTGISASAALGAVINIVLGLNILFTPIIAILFAIIGIYIIFKLTSIDKSFHYTTIILAGIILNIICSAIISFLKYYFDESLGSIIYWLMGGFYDLSYSKVFVLFLVLLSSLFILLKNSFKLNILAYDYKTASSLGVDVATIRKKLFIIVSLLIAFAVSFSGIIGFVGLIIPHMVRGLFKPDMKIHLIYSTLFGANFLLLSDTICRMIIPSGAELPVGVATSFFGGIFFLFLMKYRLKNIWYG; this is encoded by the coding sequence ATGAGTAGATTGATATTAGCATTGATAGTTACTATTTTGATATTTTCTTTTTCTTTGACCAATGGGGCAGTAAGTTTGGATAGTTTGACAATGAAGTTGTTATTAAATGTAAGATTACCAAGAGTTTTGACAGCTTTTATCATAGGGGGGATGCTTTCTCTTGGTGGTTCTATTTTGCAGTTGATATTAAGAAATCCACTGGCAGATGGATTTACCACCGGCATCTCTGCATCAGCAGCACTTGGTGCAGTAATAAATATTGTGTTGGGATTAAACATCTTATTTACCCCGATTATTGCAATTCTATTTGCAATAATCGGAATATATATAATCTTCAAGCTTACCAGTATTGATAAATCATTCCACTATACCACCATTATACTGGCTGGGATTATTTTAAATATAATATGTTCGGCGATTATAAGTTTTTTGAAATATTACTTTGATGAATCTTTAGGTTCAATTATTTATTGGTTGATGGGTGGATTTTATGATCTATCCTATTCAAAAGTTTTTGTCCTCTTTCTGGTGTTACTTTCAAGTCTTTTTATTCTTCTTAAAAATAGTTTTAAACTGAATATCTTAGCCTACGACTATAAGACTGCCAGCTCACTTGGTGTTGATGTGGCAACTATTAGAAAAAAACTTTTTATAATTGTTTCCCTTCTGATCGCCTTTGCCGTGAGTTTTAGCGGTATTATTGGTTTTGTTGGCCTTATTATTCCTCATATGGTAAGAGGGCTTTTTAAACCTGATATGAAAATCCACTTGATCTATTCTACATTATTCGGTGCAAATTTTCTTTTGTTATCTGATACAATTTGTAGAATGATTATCCCTTCTGGGGCCGAACTGCCTGTGGGTGTAGCCACATCGTTTTTTGGTGGGATTTTTTTCTTATTTTTAATGAAGTATAGATTAAAAAATATCTGGTATGGATAA
- a CDS encoding cobyrinate a,c-diamide synthase, whose protein sequence is MVKKAVLIASDKSGSGKSLFTIFLSKYFTLKQKSVLPFKCGPDYIDTLHLKNATGNNAYNLDTVLINKKKLRYNFLSKLNSYDMAVIEGVMGFYDGINYKTFAGSTYEVAKMLNIPVLFILDTSSTSFTIAARIKGLVSLGEDINVAGVVLNNVGSEKHEKMLINAIEYHTDLKVFGAIPKLKDFVLPSRHLGIYTAFEVKDNFYDDIVNTFSNYVDAGKIYDNTDYIIDEITKDKKSITKDKKAYIAFDEAFNFYYHDNIDYLEENGFQVINFSPLKGELPEKPDFIYFGGGYPELYAEQLSKNNNLKNYIKETSKKGLPIFAECGGMMFLSNGIKVKNKFFEMCGVFDVNVEMTEKRQALGYVNVTSLKSTGFFEKDEEFIGHEFHYSKIKECNENYVFKIKKVTDNSINYDGFVNNNTIASYTHFHFLSDNCIIKNIIKGV, encoded by the coding sequence ATGGTTAAAAAAGCAGTTTTAATAGCATCTGATAAAAGTGGCTCCGGTAAGAGTCTTTTCACAATTTTTTTGTCAAAATATTTTACTTTAAAGCAAAAATCTGTATTACCTTTCAAGTGTGGCCCTGATTATATTGATACACTCCACTTAAAAAATGCTACTGGAAATAATGCATATAATTTAGACACTGTATTGATAAATAAGAAAAAATTAAGATATAATTTTTTATCAAAACTTAATAGCTATGATATGGCAGTAATTGAAGGTGTCATGGGCTTTTATGATGGAATAAACTATAAAACTTTCGCTGGTAGTACCTACGAAGTGGCAAAGATGCTCAATATTCCTGTATTATTCATCTTAGATACAAGTTCTACATCTTTTACAATTGCTGCAAGGATAAAAGGTTTGGTAAGTTTAGGTGAAGATATTAATGTGGCCGGTGTTGTTTTGAATAATGTAGGTTCTGAAAAACATGAAAAAATGCTAATAAACGCTATAGAGTATCACACTGATTTAAAAGTTTTTGGTGCTATTCCAAAACTGAAAGATTTTGTTTTACCTTCAAGACATTTAGGTATTTATACAGCTTTTGAAGTAAAAGATAATTTTTATGATGATATTGTTAATACTTTCTCAAATTATGTTGATGCAGGAAAAATTTATGATAATACAGACTATATCATTGATGAAATAACTAAAGATAAGAAGTCAATAACTAAAGATAAAAAAGCTTATATTGCCTTTGATGAAGCATTTAATTTTTATTATCATGATAATATCGATTATCTTGAAGAGAATGGATTTCAAGTTATCAATTTCTCCCCTTTAAAAGGTGAATTACCTGAAAAGCCTGACTTTATATATTTTGGTGGGGGATATCCTGAGCTTTATGCTGAGCAACTATCAAAAAATAATAATCTGAAAAACTACATAAAAGAAACATCTAAAAAGGGCTTGCCAATTTTTGCAGAGTGCGGGGGGATGATGTTTTTATCGAATGGGATAAAAGTAAAGAATAAATTTTTTGAAATGTGTGGAGTATTTGATGTAAATGTTGAAATGACTGAGAAAAGGCAAGCCTTAGGTTATGTAAATGTTACATCATTAAAATCTACTGGTTTTTTTGAAAAGGATGAAGAATTCATCGGTCATGAATTTCATTATTCCAAAATAAAAGAGTGCAATGAAAATTATGTATTTAAAATCAAAAAAGTAACTGACAATAGTATTAACTATGATGGCTTTGTAAATAATAACACTATTGCAAGTTACACCCATTTTCACTTTTTAAGTGACAACTGCATAATAAAAAATATAATAAAAGGAGTGTAA
- a CDS encoding sirohydrochlorin cobaltochelatase, translating to MKKIIIFIFAALFLSKGVSMAQMEKKETEKNKTEKNAIVIASFGTTYPSGLKSIINIINMVKNEFPDTEVRVTFTSNIIREIWQKRNKHPEEWIKKGVPKEILNVKGIVATLGELSDEGYKNIVIQSTHIYHGEEFSDLLEYARALNSIQTIKKRWKPFHKITVSRPALGTYGDKINYHEDIKKAVKALKNDVELARKHNAALVYMGHGNEFYSTGIYSETEKEFNIQYPDVKTFIGVVEGYPGLDDLMEKLKEQKVKKVILKPFMVVAGDHAINDMAGDEPDSWKNVLNKEGIEVIPVIEGLGSNDDFARIFLEHLKDAINDGEIILK from the coding sequence ATGAAAAAAATTATCATTTTTATTTTTGCAGCGTTGTTCTTATCGAAAGGAGTTAGTATGGCTCAAATGGAAAAAAAGGAAACAGAAAAAAACAAGACAGAAAAAAATGCAATTGTAATTGCAAGCTTTGGCACGACTTACCCTTCGGGACTAAAATCTATTATCAATATTATCAATATGGTTAAAAATGAATTTCCTGATACCGAAGTTAGAGTAACTTTTACTTCAAATATTATAAGAGAAATATGGCAAAAAAGAAATAAGCATCCTGAAGAGTGGATAAAAAAAGGTGTGCCAAAAGAGATTTTAAATGTAAAAGGGATTGTGGCTACATTGGGGGAGTTATCCGATGAAGGATACAAAAATATCGTTATCCAATCAACGCATATCTACCATGGTGAAGAGTTTTCTGACCTTTTAGAATATGCAAGAGCTCTAAATTCCATTCAGACAATTAAAAAAAGATGGAAGCCATTTCACAAAATTACAGTATCTCGCCCAGCACTTGGAACTTATGGTGATAAAATAAATTACCATGAAGATATAAAAAAGGCAGTAAAAGCATTAAAAAATGATGTGGAATTGGCAAGAAAACATAATGCTGCGCTTGTCTATATGGGGCATGGAAATGAATTTTATTCCACAGGTATATATTCTGAGACAGAAAAAGAGTTTAATATTCAATATCCTGATGTAAAAACATTTATAGGGGTGGTAGAAGGTTATCCCGGTCTTGATGATTTAATGGAAAAATTAAAAGAACAAAAAGTTAAAAAAGTCATTTTAAAACCATTTATGGTTGTAGCTGGAGATCATGCGATAAATGATATGGCGGGTGATGAACCTGATTCCTGGAAAAATGTTTTAAATAAAGAAGGGATAGAAGTTATCCCTGTAATTGAAGGGCTTGGTTCAAATGATGATTTTGCAAGGATTTTTTTAGAGCATTTAAAAGACGCTATCAATGATGGTGAAATTATTCTTAAATGA
- a CDS encoding ABC transporter ATP-binding protein, producing MDKMNTIDIKNLNARVGDFTLKIDSLTVSKGEKIALLGENGAGKSTLLDIISGVNKNFTGELNILNKQISNYKPIELANLISYLPQFSEIIFGFDVFDTVLFGRYPKTSGKFEDYDFENTKEWLKKLDIYHLKDRKFNELSGGEKKRVMLARVLNQDTDIILLDEPFSMLDVKHTKIAKEILVNEKKSIILSSHDINILKYLVDEIVFLKKGEVLCKVNIDNLNKEILNEVFEVDFKCIDGFYFVN from the coding sequence ATGGATAAAATGAATACCATAGATATCAAAAATTTGAATGCCAGAGTTGGAGATTTTACATTAAAAATTGATAGTCTAACTGTATCAAAAGGGGAAAAAATAGCACTATTAGGGGAAAATGGTGCAGGAAAGAGCACATTACTTGATATCATCAGTGGGGTTAATAAAAATTTTACAGGTGAACTAAATATATTAAACAAACAAATTTCTAACTATAAACCCATCGAGCTTGCAAATTTAATCTCTTATTTACCTCAATTTTCTGAAATCATTTTTGGATTTGATGTCTTTGATACTGTTTTATTCGGAAGATACCCCAAAACTTCTGGTAAATTTGAGGATTATGATTTTGAAAATACTAAAGAGTGGCTAAAAAAACTGGATATTTATCATTTGAAAGATAGAAAATTCAATGAGCTTTCTGGTGGAGAGAAAAAGCGAGTAATGCTTGCGAGAGTTTTAAACCAGGACACTGATATTATTCTTCTGGATGAACCCTTTTCCATGCTTGATGTAAAGCATACAAAAATAGCTAAAGAGATTTTAGTAAATGAGAAAAAAAGCATAATACTATCATCCCATGATATAAATATACTAAAATATTTGGTAGATGAGATAGTTTTTTTAAAAAAAGGTGAGGTTCTTTGCAAAGTAAATATAGATAATTTAAACAAGGAGATTTTAAATGAAGTTTTTGAAGTGGATTTTAAATGTATTGATGGGTTTTATTTTGTTAACTAA
- a CDS encoding ATP-binding protein, which yields MKKLPIGIQTFSKIREEGYIYIDKTEEAFELVNNFTYVFLSRPRRFGKSLFLDTLKELFEGNKKLFEGLYIYDKWNWDEKYPVIKISWAGDLTTLERVEDRAIDIFKTNQRLLGIECENNKNPSSCFNELIQKAYEKYNQKVVILIDEYDKPILDVIENVEQAKINRGFLRNLYSIIKDNDAYIRFAFLTGVSKFSKASIFSGLNMLTDISLNPKYGNICGYTQRDIETSFKDYFVDVDMEKVKRWYNGYNFLKDNVYNPFDILQFISNGLVFDNYWFETGTPSFLIKLLKERRYFLPNFSNIVVDKKLLSSFDVENIDLEVILFQSGYLTIEKVIQTPRSIGYKLKIPNLEVQISLNDYILRYLFNYRESNDIQNQSYDAFYNGDLDVIRDNLTTLFSSIPYTNYTKNELKLYEGFYASVVYSYLASLGFDLIGEDVTNKGRIDLTVFVSDKVYIIEFKVDGVKGEALFQIKHKNYAQKYLDRGKDIYLVGIEFSSSERNIVNFEWEKLER from the coding sequence ATGAAAAAACTGCCAATAGGGATACAGACTTTCAGCAAGATAAGAGAAGAAGGGTATATCTATATTGATAAAACCGAAGAAGCTTTTGAACTGGTTAATAATTTTACATACGTTTTCCTCTCCCGCCCCCGCAGGTTTGGTAAGTCATTATTTCTTGACACATTAAAAGAGTTATTTGAAGGGAACAAGAAGCTTTTTGAAGGATTATACATATACGACAAATGGAATTGGGATGAAAAATACCCTGTTATCAAGATAAGCTGGGCAGGTGATCTTACTACTCTTGAAAGAGTAGAAGATAGGGCAATTGATATTTTTAAAACTAACCAGAGATTACTTGGGATTGAATGTGAAAACAACAAAAACCCTTCTTCTTGTTTTAACGAGCTGATACAAAAAGCTTATGAAAAATATAATCAAAAAGTTGTCATTCTCATAGATGAATACGATAAGCCTATATTGGATGTGATTGAGAATGTTGAGCAGGCAAAAATAAACAGAGGATTTTTAAGAAATCTATATTCAATCATAAAAGACAACGATGCTTATATTCGCTTTGCCTTTCTTACAGGAGTGAGTAAATTTTCAAAGGCATCGATATTCAGTGGCTTAAATATGCTTACCGATATATCGCTGAATCCAAAATATGGCAACATCTGTGGATATACCCAGAGGGATATTGAGACGAGCTTTAAAGATTATTTTGTCGATGTGGATATGGAAAAGGTTAAGAGGTGGTATAATGGGTATAATTTCTTAAAAGATAATGTTTATAATCCTTTTGATATTCTACAATTTATCAGTAATGGTCTTGTTTTTGATAATTACTGGTTTGAAACCGGAACACCATCGTTTTTGATAAAGCTTCTAAAAGAGAGGAGATATTTTCTGCCAAATTTTTCAAATATCGTTGTGGATAAGAAACTTCTTTCCAGCTTTGACGTAGAGAATATAGATCTTGAAGTGATCCTATTTCAATCAGGTTATCTGACAATAGAGAAGGTAATTCAGACCCCCAGAAGTATAGGATACAAGCTTAAAATACCTAATCTTGAAGTCCAGATATCGTTAAATGATTATATACTTAGATACCTCTTTAACTATCGAGAATCTAATGATATTCAAAATCAGAGCTATGATGCATTTTACAATGGTGATCTTGATGTGATAAGAGATAATCTTACGACCCTTTTTTCATCTATTCCATACACCAATTATACAAAAAACGAACTAAAGCTATACGAAGGTTTTTACGCCAGCGTTGTATATTCTTACCTTGCATCTCTTGGGTTTGATTTGATAGGTGAGGATGTGACCAATAAGGGTAGGATTGATTTAACGGTATTTGTGTCAGATAAGGTATACATTATTGAATTTAAGGTGGATGGTGTAAAAGGTGAGGCCTTATTCCAGATAAAGCATAAAAACTACGCCCAGAAGTATCTGGATAGAGGTAAAGATATTTACCTTGTGGGTATAGAATTTAGCTCAAGTGAGAGGAATATAGTAAATTTTGAATGGGAGAAGTTAGAACGTTAG
- a CDS encoding ABC transporter substrate-binding protein codes for MKFLKWILNVLMGFILLTNSCIAYERVILLSPACADIFAELGLKNKVVGITKHVKGFDNAIEVGSHLKPNLELMLSLNPDLIIYSNDHFLPDRFDKFNIKTYRYDPKTVDEIFEQIKEIASMMNVSESGNSLIFKLKSKLSQLKKLNKKPKVIYEVTQTPYIVAGKNSIINDIIKQAGGINAIDINKKLVKFSIEKAVSLNPDIYIYQIGPMNEAPTSPEERPIFKNMGTIFIKVNELDFARANTKTIDNILFLNNIFYKWSLK; via the coding sequence ATGAAGTTTTTGAAGTGGATTTTAAATGTATTGATGGGTTTTATTTTGTTAACTAATAGCTGTATAGCTTATGAAAGGGTAATTTTGTTGTCCCCAGCCTGCGCTGATATTTTTGCTGAGCTGGGATTAAAAAATAAAGTTGTCGGTATCACAAAGCATGTAAAAGGTTTTGATAACGCTATTGAAGTGGGATCTCATTTAAAACCAAACTTAGAATTAATGCTTTCTTTAAATCCAGATTTGATTATTTATTCAAATGATCATTTTTTACCAGACAGATTTGATAAATTTAACATAAAAACATACAGATATGACCCAAAAACTGTTGATGAAATCTTTGAGCAAATAAAAGAGATAGCTTCTATGATGAATGTGTCTGAATCGGGAAATAGTCTGATATTTAAATTAAAAAGCAAATTATCTCAGTTAAAAAAGCTAAATAAAAAGCCTAAAGTAATATATGAAGTCACACAAACACCCTATATAGTAGCAGGTAAAAACAGTATAATAAACGATATTATAAAACAAGCTGGTGGGATAAATGCAATAGATATCAATAAAAAACTCGTTAAATTTTCAATTGAAAAAGCCGTTTCACTAAATCCTGATATATATATTTATCAAATAGGTCCTATGAATGAAGCCCCAACTTCTCCGGAAGAAAGGCCTATTTTCAAAAATATGGGAACTATTTTTATCAAAGTAAATGAACTTGATTTTGCAAGAGCAAACACAAAAACGATAGATAACATCCTTTTTTTGAATAACATCTTTTACAAATGGAGCCTGAAATGA
- a CDS encoding ABC transporter permease gives MINGFYGVYLRELLVLKSRLWKVILSSAISPLLFLLAFGYGVGRNSEINGFSYLSFLLPGLITMSSMNQAYGISTEINISRFYFKVFDEFLLAPIPKWQIILGEVFYGITKGLMPGFIVIFYSFIIGVKLSINFYFFISLMMHLITFSLLGFIIALVVKNHGDQFSFNTFFITPMIFLSGTFYPVDKMPSIIKYIAHIFPLTYSTHLIRSSLLLKTISTTDFCILLIMIIILSFIANKIVNKIETT, from the coding sequence ATGATAAATGGGTTTTATGGTGTATATTTACGAGAATTATTGGTTTTAAAATCAAGATTGTGGAAAGTAATATTATCTAGTGCCATCTCACCACTTTTATTTTTACTAGCTTTTGGGTATGGAGTGGGCAGGAATTCAGAGATAAATGGCTTTAGTTATTTATCATTTTTACTGCCTGGATTAATTACCATGAGTTCTATGAATCAAGCTTATGGAATATCTACCGAAATTAATATTTCAAGGTTTTATTTCAAAGTATTTGATGAATTTTTACTTGCTCCAATTCCAAAGTGGCAGATTATATTGGGTGAAGTTTTTTATGGTATTACCAAAGGGTTAATGCCTGGTTTTATTGTTATCTTTTATAGCTTTATAATAGGAGTTAAATTAAGCATAAATTTTTATTTTTTTATATCATTAATGATGCATTTGATTACATTTTCTTTACTTGGTTTTATTATTGCATTAGTTGTAAAAAACCACGGAGACCAATTTAGCTTTAATACATTTTTTATTACACCTATGATTTTTTTATCTGGCACATTTTATCCCGTAGATAAGATGCCATCCATTATAAAATACATTGCACATATTTTCCCGTTAACATATTCTACTCACCTAATAAGAAGTTCTTTGCTATTAAAAACTATCTCTACGACAGATTTTTGTATCTTATTAATTATGATAATTATTTTATCTTTTATAGCAAATAAGATCGTGAATAAAATAGAAACAACGTAA
- a CDS encoding ABC transporter ATP-binding protein: MQIKIINLMKKYGNSVALKNITFRIEDKTITALLGPNGAGKTTTINILAGLLKPDDGEIYYGDLDFLTNSNKIKSIIGLVPQYNNIDKDLTLYQNLLIHSILFGVKKNEIKNRIEEILNFTGLTNHKNKEAGKLSGGMKRRLVIGRAILHRPKILFLDEPTVGLDPATRRHIWDFVKNINKNFGCTVVLTTHYIEEAELLSDYVYFIDKGEIIKHGKPENLKNEMGKYALEIFIEGKTREEYFESKTEAIERLKQLTYVDMAKIREVNLEDVYLKLTGKKIDI, from the coding sequence ATGCAAATAAAAATTATTAATCTTATGAAAAAATATGGTAACAGTGTAGCTTTAAAAAATATCACTTTTAGAATTGAAGACAAAACTATTACTGCACTCCTTGGGCCAAACGGAGCAGGTAAAACAACAACAATCAATATATTAGCAGGTTTACTCAAACCTGATGATGGAGAAATATATTATGGTGACTTAGATTTCCTAACCAATAGCAATAAAATTAAAAGTATAATAGGGTTAGTTCCCCAGTATAATAACATAGACAAAGACTTAACCCTTTACCAGAATCTGCTAATTCATTCAATTTTATTTGGGGTTAAGAAAAATGAAATTAAAAACCGAATTGAAGAAATTTTAAATTTTACCGGTTTAACTAATCATAAAAATAAGGAAGCCGGGAAATTGTCGGGTGGAATGAAAAGGCGACTTGTCATAGGAAGGGCTATTTTGCATAGACCAAAGATTCTGTTCTTAGATGAACCAACTGTTGGGCTTGATCCTGCAACGAGAAGACATATTTGGGACTTTGTAAAAAACATAAATAAAAATTTTGGCTGTACTGTGGTACTAACAACACATTATATAGAAGAAGCTGAGCTCTTATCAGATTATGTTTATTTTATCGATAAAGGTGAAATTATAAAACATGGTAAACCAGAAAATTTAAAAAACGAAATGGGCAAATATGCTTTAGAAATATTTATAGAAGGGAAAACGAGAGAAGAATATTTTGAATCTAAAACTGAGGCGATAGAAAGATTAAAACAACTTACATACGTTGATATGGCAAAAATTAGAGAAGTTAATCTTGAAGATGTGTATCTAAAATTAACCGGGAAAAAAATAGATATATGA